From one Drosophila subpulchrella strain 33 F10 #4 breed RU33 chromosome 3L, RU_Dsub_v1.1 Primary Assembly, whole genome shotgun sequence genomic stretch:
- the LOC119554273 gene encoding nedd8-activating enzyme E1 regulatory subunit, which produces MSSPAPKSPELSDKSKKYDRQIRLWGEHGQTLLEAATICLVNVTAVGCETVKGLVLPGIGGFTVADGSTVKEEDLGNNFFLDSSYLGKSKAFACMQLLQELNPDVNGDYVDESADYILGNRPNFFDSFDLVIASNLNEQTLLLLAERLWEVNVPFIYCRSLGMLGTIRLQIREHCIVEAHPDNRQFDLRLEHPFDALREHLEGTEVTSKVPWLLVLHKYLNVWQKQQADGAQTPRNYKEKNQLRETIREEMKADEENHEEAIKAVNTAFGAGQVPKSLKAIFEDDACEQLNKKSSVFWIMAKALKHFVIHENGGHLPLPGVLPDMTANTDSYIALQHVYRQQALQDADQVYHKCQDYLKQLALPADSIDERSVRLICREAAGLAVIRGTRIAEEYEKSSRLLQLVEDNELQGNLTAYNFALRAYERFISECGNIPGECIVEQDIGRLKSIAAKMLGDLGMHATISDDVLHEICRYGGAELHAVSAFIGGCAAQEVIKIITKQYKPIDNTFIYNAITTESVTLKL; this is translated from the exons ATGTCTTCGCCAGCGCCCAAATCACCGGAACTTTCGGATAAAAGCAAGAAATATGATAGACAAATCAG GCTGTGGGGCGAGCATGGACAGACGCTTTTGGAGGCGGCCACAATCTGTTTGGTGAATGTTACGGCCGTGGGCTGTGAAACTGTGAAAGGATTGGTCCTACCTGGCATCGGAGGCTTCACGGTGGCCGATGGTAGCACCGTCAAGGAGGAGGATCTGGGCAACAA TTTCTTCCTGGACTCCAGCTATCTGGGCAAATCCAAGGCTTTTGCCTGCATGCAGCTCCTCCAGGAACTCAATCCAGATGTAAACGGCGATTATGTGGACGAGAGTGCCGACTATATATTGGGCAACAGGCCCAACTTCTTCGACAGCTTCGACTTGGTGATCGCCTCCAATCTGAATGAGCAGACTTTGCTGCTTCTAGCCGAACGTTTGTGGGAGGTCAATGTGCCATTCATATACTGCCGATCCCTGGGTATGCTGGGCACCATTCGCCTGCAAATACGGGAGCACTGCATCGTAGAGGCGCATCCGGATAACAGGCAGTTCGATCTGCGTCTGGAGCATCCGTTTGATGCTCTGCGGGAGCACCTCGAAGGCACCGAAGTGACCAGCAAGGTGCCCTGGTTACTGGTGCTCCACAAATACCTGAATGTCTGGCAGAAGCAACAGGCGGACGGGGCCCAAACGCCACGAAATTACAAGGAGAAGAACCAGTTGAGGGAGACAATTCGGGAGGAGATGAAGGCGGATGAGGAGAACCACGAAGAGGCCATCAAGGCGGTCAATACGGCATTTGGAGCGGGCCAGGTTCCCAAGAGCCTCAAAGCCATTTTCGAGGATGACGCCTGTGAACAGCTTAACAAGAAG AGCAGCGTCTTCTGGATCATGGCGAAGGCCCTAAAGCACTTTGTGATACATGAGAACGGGGGCCATCTGCCGCTGCCTGGCGTTCTGCCCGACATGACGGCCAACACGGACTCGTACATCGCCCTGCAGCACGTCTACCGACAACAGGCGCTGCAGGATGCCGACCAGGTGTACCACAAGTGCCAGGACTACCTCAAGCAGCTGGCCCTGCCCGCCGACAGCATTGATGAGAGAAGTGTGCGCCTGATTTGCCGGGAAGCGGCCGGATTGGCGGTCATAAGGGGCACTCGCATTGCGGAGGAATACGAGAAGAGCAGTCGCCTGCTGCAACTAG TTGAGGACAACGAGCTGCAGGGCAATCTAACCGCCTACAATTTTGCGCTTCGTGCCTACGAGCGTTTCATAAGTGAGTGCGGCAACATTCCCGGCGAGTGCATCGTGGAGCAGGACATTGGACGTTTGAAGAGCATTGCCGCCAAGATGCTGGGCGATTTGGGCATGCATGCCACCATCAGCGACGATGTGCTGCACGAGATTTGTCGATACGGCGGAGCCGAGCTGCATGCAGTCTCGGCATTCATAG GTGGCTGTGCTGCCCAGGAGGTGATCAAGATCATTACCAAACAATACAAGCCCATCGATAATACTTTTATATACAATGCTATAACCACTGAAAGTGTCACGTTGAAGCTataa
- the LOC119554276 gene encoding uncharacterized protein LOC119554276, translated as MDEVFSLHMEKLDVYDVLLLAGILSVIILICI; from the exons ATGGACGAGGTCTTCAGCCTGCACATGGAAAAGCTGGACGTTTACGACG TCCTCCTCTTGGCCGGCATCCTCTCCGTGATAATTCTGATCTGTATTTAG
- the LOC119554274 gene encoding CCAAT/enhancer-binding protein gamma has product MPAKRRTASAASTSKNSDSPLSPRSDDPAYQEKRKKNNEAVQRTREKTKKSAEERKKRIDELKRQNDALKVQIEQGDKHIATLRDLIIQGEKTEDGHRIIQEILAGPDPDDND; this is encoded by the exons ATGCCGGCCAAGAGGAGGACTGCAAGTGCGGCGTCGACCAGCAAAAATAGCGATTCCCCGTTGAGTCCACGGTCAGACGATCCAGCGTACCAAGAAAAGAGAAAGAAAAACAATGAG GCTGTACAGCGCACACGCGAAAAGACCAAGAAATCGGCCGAGGAACGGAAGAAACGCATCGACGAGCTGAAAAGGCAAAACGACGCCCTAAAAGTCCAGATAGAGCAGGGCGACAAACATATAGCCACTCTGAGAGATCTGATCATTCAGGGCGAGAAAACGGAGGACGGCCACCGCATCATCCAGGAGATTCTCGCCGGACCGGATCCAGATGACAATGACTAA